From the genome of Pseudomonadota bacterium:
TCCGATGAGCACCCGCTCCTGACGCAGCCGCTCGACGATCCAGGCCGCGTGCTCGGGCAGCGGCCGGTGGTTCGCGTCCGCAATCTCCACGCCGATGAACAGGCCGAGGCCCCGCACGTCCGCGAGCAGCGGGTGGCGGCGCGCGAGGTCGCGCAAGCCCGCGAGGAGGTGGCTGCCCACGGCGTGGGCGCGCTCACCGAGCGCTTCCTGGTCGATTACCTCAAGCACCGCGAGCCCCGCCGCACAGGCGGCGCTCGAACCGCCGAAGGTGGCGAAGAACTCCATCCCCGTGTCGAAGCGTTCGGCGATCGCCCGCGTGGTGACGACGGCGGCGAGCGGGAAGCCATTGCCCATCGGCTTGCCGAGCACCACGATGTCCGGCACCACCTGCTGCTGTTCAAAGCCCCAGAAGTAGCGCCCGAGGCGGCCGAGCCCCGTCTGTACCTCGTCCGCGATGCACAGCCCACCTGCCTGCCGGATGGCACCGTACACCTGCGATAGGTAACCGGGTGGGGGGATGAGCTGGCCGCCGACGCTGGGGAAGGTCTCCGCGATGAAACAGGCTGGGGTGCGACCAGCACGGACCATGGCCTCGATCCTCGCCGACACCTCGGCGGCGAAGTGGGCGCCAGTGCGCGGATCATCAGGGTCGAGGCCAGCGCGGTAGGCATCGGGGTTGGGCACCACGTGCACCCAATCGGGGGCGCCCTCGCCCCCGGGCCCTGAGAACTTATAGTCCGAGATGTCGATGGCGGTGACCGTATGACCATGGTAGCCGGCGGCCAGCACCACCGTGTCCGTGGCGCCGGTGGCGGTGCGGGCGAGGCGCAGGGCGAGTTCGTTGGCCTCGCTGCCGGAACTCAGGAGGAACACGACCTCGAGTTCGCTCGGCAGGCGCGCGGCGAGGGCGGCCGTGTACTCGGCGTGGATCGGTTGCAGGTAGCGGGTGTTGGTGTTGACCAGGCGGAGCTGGCGGTCGATCGCCGCGCGCACCCGTGGGTGGGCGTGGCCGACGTGGGGAACGTTGTTGTAGGCATCGAGGTAGGTGCGCCCCTCGTTATCGAAGAGCAAGCTCTGCCAGCCGCGGACCACCGTGAGGGGCTCGTGATAGCTGGTGCGCAGGCTGGGCGGCGAGTGCGTTTCACGCTGCGCCTGCAAGGTGTCCGCCGGTGGTGCGGTGTAGGTGACGTGGCCTGTGGGCAAGCCTAGCAGGGCTGCTGGGTCGGGAAACACGTCCTGCCAGTCAGGAGCGTCGTCCGGGTCCACCACGCCGGGCCAGCGGCTGCCTGGCATGCCCGTGGTGCCGATCTGCAGGTGCACGTGAGGTGGCCAACCGCCGTTCTCTGTGACCTCGCCGAGGGTGGCGAAGACCTCGCCCGCCGGCACGGTTTGGCCGGGCGCGAGGGCGCGCACGCTCGCGTGGGAGAGGTGGCCGTACGAGGTGTAGAACGGCGTGCCGTTGGGGCCCTCGTGGCGCAGGGTGACGAGGCCCCCGTAGTCGTAGGCGTCGTCGCACACCTCGGCACTGTGCACCGTGGCCGGCAGGGGGCTGTGCACCGGCGTGCCTGCGGGGAGAAACACGTCGATCGCGATATGCACGGTGCGCCTGTCACTCGCCCCGTGGTGGCTGCTCAAGAAAAACGGTGCGCCGTAGATCAAGCGCGGCTCGGCGTAGCGACCGAGCACGGCTTCGCCTTCCGCGCCGAGGTGCGACACGGCGGTGGCGATCTGCGTGAGGTCCGGCCGCACCGGATCGTCGCAGGCGTGTTCGCCGGTCACCGAGAGGTCGAGCACAGGGGCAGTCGCCATCGTCGTGTGGAATATCGGCGCGAACTGTCGTTCTGGCGAGGCGATCCAGGCGATCAGTGCCCGCGAGGGCGCGGGCGCACCGCTGGCGCGAGCGACGAGGGCGTGCACGAAGTGAGGATGCTCATCGGCATGGGTGGCGAGGAACGCGGATACCCGTCGCTGGGAGATCTGCAGGTACGGGTCGTCGCGTCCGCTCAAGCGCGCGAGGGTGGCGTTGATCGCGCTCTGCGCCACCCGGCTCAGCAGTAGCGGCCAGAGCAGTGCCTGTTCCGTCGGCGGCAAGGGACGATGCGTGCAGTAGCCGCGGATCAGGGCTCTGAGCAATGGCCAGGGGCGCCTCGCACCCACGACGAGGTAAGCGGCCGCGATGGCCAGGTCCACGACGGTCGGGGCCCGCAGCATGTCGCCGAAGTCGATCAGGCCCGTGAGCGTGGCCTCGCCGCAGGGGGGCGCGTGGGCGAGGATGTTGTGCTCATTGAGGTCGTTGTGGATCGGCGAGCACGGCAGCGCCTCCAGGGCGCGGCAGGCCGGTCCCGTGTGCTCATCGAGGATGCGCCGAAGGGTGTCACCGTGGGCGTGGGCGGCGATCGCCTCGGCGATCTCCGGGCGTGCGGTTAGCGCGCGGATGTCCCAGGCGTGGGTGTCGGGGATCGCGGGGTGATCGAAGTCCACCAGGGCGCCGTGCAGGCGGGCGGTCTGCTCGCCGATCGCCTGCGCCAACGCGGGCGTCCAGGGCGACAGGTGGGCGATCGCTGTGCCCGCCAGGCGCTCGAGCACCCACACCGTGCGCAGCTCCCCTCGCTCGTCCGCCAGCTGAGTCGACAGCCTGCCCTCGTGCGTGGGCACTGGGGCGGGCACCGTCACCCCGGCGGCCGCGACGTGTCGATGGCAGGCGATCTGCGGCGCGATGTCCGCCTCGCTCAAGCCCGCGCGCATCACCTTGTAGACGAGCGACCCTGTGGCGAGATTGAGATCGTGCTCGCCGTGCAGGCGTTTCAGGGGGCCGTCGACGGGCCACTGCTCGGAAAGTACACGCTGCCAGTGGCGGAGGTCGGGGGTGGAAGAAGCAGCCATAGGGTTGGTCTCGTTCGGGCTTGAGCCCTTCGCAGGGTGACACGCGCGATGGTGGGCGGTGAGCGCCATGGGCGCAACTCCGCCGCGCCGCGGGGCACGTGGAGGGCTGGAGCTCGGCGCGGACGTATCGCGCCACGTTTTGACGCGTCGTCGGGGCTCGGCGCGGTGGTGTGGCGCGGGTCCGTCGCCTTCAGATGAATGCAAGCGAATGAACACGTTCGGTAGCGGGTGATCTTGATAAAGGCCCTGGCGTCTTGCGAGCTCACCGGGTGCGAAGTCTCTGTATTTGCTAGTCACTTTGCACAGTACTTCGGTCCGTTACCTCTTGACCTGTCGATCGATTGGTGCCAATCTCCGCCGCCCCTTGACCCCCAACGAGCGCCCCCGAGAGGCGACCCGGCCGCCTGCCCGGCGCCGAGAGTCCCCTGGCGTACCCCGGAACACCACCATGAGCAGCTCCTTCGACGTCTTTGAAGCCAGCAACGGCGGCCGCGTGAAAGCGTGGGTGCGCGACGTGCCCGTCGACGCACGTGCGGTCGAACAGCTGCGCCGCACTGCCAGCCTGCCCTTTATCCACGGGCATGTGGCGGCGATGCCCGATGTGCACATGGGCGTCGGGTCCACCGTGGGTTCGGTGATCCCCACCAAGGGCGCGATATTGCCGGCGGCTGTGGGCGTCGACATCGGCTGCGGCATGATGGCGGTGCAGACCACCTTGCGCGACGAGCAATTGCCCGACAGCCTGCGTGGCCTGCGCGATCGTATCGAGCGTAAGGTGCCGGTGGGCGTGGGTAAGGGCGGCGAGTACGGCAAGCAGCCCGTGCCTAACTCCACGATCAACATGTTCCGCCAACGTGGCCTGGAAGCGGGCTTGGATCGGATCAGTGCGAAGTACCGCGGCGTGCGTGCGGTCAAGGCGCTCAATCAGCTCGGCACGCTGGGTGGCGGCAACCACTTCATCGAAGTGTGTGTGGACGAGA
Proteins encoded in this window:
- a CDS encoding aminotransferase class III-fold pyridoxal phosphate-dependent enzyme — encoded protein: MAASSTPDLRHWQRVLSEQWPVDGPLKRLHGEHDLNLATGSLVYKVMRAGLSEADIAPQIACHRHVAAAGVTVPAPVPTHEGRLSTQLADERGELRTVWVLERLAGTAIAHLSPWTPALAQAIGEQTARLHGALVDFDHPAIPDTHAWDIRALTARPEIAEAIAAHAHGDTLRRILDEHTGPACRALEALPCSPIHNDLNEHNILAHAPPCGEATLTGLIDFGDMLRAPTVVDLAIAAAYLVVGARRPWPLLRALIRGYCTHRPLPPTEQALLWPLLLSRVAQSAINATLARLSGRDDPYLQISQRRVSAFLATHADEHPHFVHALVARASGAPAPSRALIAWIASPERQFAPIFHTTMATAPVLDLSVTGEHACDDPVRPDLTQIATAVSHLGAEGEAVLGRYAEPRLIYGAPFFLSSHHGASDRRTVHIAIDVFLPAGTPVHSPLPATVHSAEVCDDAYDYGGLVTLRHEGPNGTPFYTSYGHLSHASVRALAPGQTVPAGEVFATLGEVTENGGWPPHVHLQIGTTGMPGSRWPGVVDPDDAPDWQDVFPDPAALLGLPTGHVTYTAPPADTLQAQRETHSPPSLRTSYHEPLTVVRGWQSLLFDNEGRTYLDAYNNVPHVGHAHPRVRAAIDRQLRLVNTNTRYLQPIHAEYTAALAARLPSELEVVFLLSSGSEANELALRLARTATGATDTVVLAAGYHGHTVTAIDISDYKFSGPGGEGAPDWVHVVPNPDAYRAGLDPDDPRTGAHFAAEVSARIEAMVRAGRTPACFIAETFPSVGGQLIPPPGYLSQVYGAIRQAGGLCIADEVQTGLGRLGRYFWGFEQQQVVPDIVVLGKPMGNGFPLAAVVTTRAIAERFDTGMEFFATFGGSSAACAAGLAVLEVIDQEALGERAHAVGSHLLAGLRDLARRHPLLADVRGLGLFIGVEIADANHRPLPEHAAWIVERLRQERVLIGRDGPDHNVLKIRPPLAFSEQDADHLLERLNKVLAENALSAAR